In the Pleurodeles waltl isolate 20211129_DDA chromosome 3_1, aPleWal1.hap1.20221129, whole genome shotgun sequence genome, ATGAAAGAGCTGTGGCATGACACTTTCCCTTCGTTGCTGTGATGCTTAAGTGGGCATCTACCTAACTCGTTTTCATAACAGGTCAAAGGTGCTCTGGATCTGGGGGTGGAACATCCAGGAGTTCCCAGTGTAAGGTGCCCTGGCTTGCTCGTTTCCCCACCAAATAGCGGGGGCAGATAAATTGAATCGTGCTAAAGGGTTTGAAGTGGACGCAGGCTTCGGTGGGTCTGGTGGGCCAGCCAGAATTAGTCGTCCAAATGCTGCTCCTCCCAGGTGGAGGTGGGTATAGCGCTGTAAGGATCCATAATCACCTTAGCGCAACGAATAATCATCATCACCAGAAAAAGGCAGAGGAAGGCAAAGCAGGCCAGAGTGAGTCCCTTGTCCACATCAATGAAGGCAGGCTCTGGGGATGGCTCCTCCATGGCAAGTGTCTCTCGGCTCCAGCTCGTGTTTGCACTgttctcatcatcctcctcctgtaAGGCGATCAAAGGGACAAGTTTTAGCGAGATGATGCACATACCAATGGAGTAGTAGAGCAGAGATAAGTTGGAAAGATAAAGAGATGAAGGATGTCAGGAAAGAAGGGTGAAATAGAAAATGGTCAAAGGTAGAGGGTTTGCACATCCAATAGAATTTGAAACTGGAAGAGGAGCCAATACAGAAGAATATTGGACTCACACAGCTGTGGTGTGAGTGGGAGGAATTCAACGTAATCTTCAGCCGGCcaactgcattttaaaaaacatgCATACTTCCAAGTGCTTGTTGTTCATTGGCTGTTTTACGGGTCACAGATTTGGAATGCACAGTACAGGGTCCCTGATAAATGTTGGCATCAGTTGAGGATGTTTGGGGTTTTCTAGAGTGCAGTCAGGCGATGAGTACTTTGTCCATCCTCATGGAAATTTGAGTTTTTTTAACAGGAATTTAGAGTAATTGGAGAAATATTGGAATAGTGAGAGCTGAGGGATACCTGATCAAGACTTTGAGCATACAATGATGTCGTGAAGTTCACAGTAAAGATTGGGGTCACATGTTGGGAGGATCAGGGTTTCTTAAATAACAATACTTTCAGATCTCCTGTTAAAAACTGAAATCAGTCTGCAGTGCTATAACCCTCTCTTGCCCATTATATCCAGCACTTTATACCACATGTTTAGAACAATGACCCGTTCTTCCCAACTTCTTTTTATGGTCTGGGACTAACAGGATTAATCTGTGGCGATATGATGCTGACACCTGTAAAACCTGTAGATGGGCCTCACTTCCCCACTGGTAAGAACAGCCGGAGCTCGGGTGTCCCTGTAACACTGACAAACCAATGTAGTTACCCCATTTCCTCACTGTCCACCCAACAAAGGcaatttagaacaagcatttgcaatacaataggtctagcatttgcttGAGTAAGGGCTATAAGCATTgtcaattcataactggactttcattgccacataaattggtcaaccctgcctcataatttcatcttttcctgctatataattccagtggccctgtatataaccaaagcacttccatttaccttcttcctttatctgcagcaaaaaaggagaatgttgccatttagcatccttatttaaatctgccatgcaaattccaatagaataccacttttaacaccccaccatcagagttgctggctggctagcacaattccccccaaaaggacacaagacagccacaaaagggaaataaactagaagggtcacccaaacatatcaagagttttcaaacagtcatagtgtaataaggatgttaagttggcctgaatcatggtcataattgtaataagatgAGCTTATTAAAACATATAGAATTATCATATAAACATTAATCagaaatacaattttggcattagactttaatgcttaaaatagcccctagagggcaccatgacaaaatatcatttgtaagaaacatggtcctaTAACCATATTGCtaacccctagagagcataacaccatggaagaaacaggagaaaataatgcagtgttacCATATACTTAGGGCTAGCAGGTCTACTGCAGTGATATTACAAAcatggcctttaaaacaaaacttctcccagctgtaaaacaaaagttttagccgtgagaaagcttaaaagacaatgaatggtgggatgggttattattttggggtccctactaacaaagtgtggggacccagagatgatgtagacagagagcattttgaaggtggtcccattgtcctacgacaaccacaggctgagttatgaggaaaaatgttttgtaaaagtaatgccctgcaaagaattatggggcgagtttctgtGCTgggaatattatagtatgttgactgcaatgctcagaacagcccctagggaacaccacaataaaaatagcatttggaagaaacatggtaatgtaactATACAATTAACCCTTGGAAAGCATAAcgacatgaaaaaagaatggaagaaagtaatgcagtataaccatgtaTTGAGCTCCTAGAGAAcatagcgcattacacattttcaatgcTAGCAgacctattacaatgatattacaaacaaggcccaaacataacttctccctgctgtaaaacaaaagttccaagcttagaaagataatgaatggtggtatggataattctttttgagtccccactaacatagtgtgtggacccagagatgatgtagacagaaagagcacattgtggttaatgttttgaaggtggtcccattatcctaggaccaccacaggctgagttatgagggaaaatgttttgtaaaagtaatgccctgcaaaacattatggggcaagtttccatgccacGAATATTTTAGTATGCTGATATGACTGTaaagcttagaacagcccctagaggacaccacaatgaaaatagcacctgtaagaaacatggtcatgtaactatatagttagcccctagaaggcataaccacacaaaacaaAAATAGCAACAAATAATGCAGTATACCCATGACAGCATAGTACCTTACACATTTTTAGAAGTAGCAGACCTATATCAATGATATTACAAACCAGGCccctaaaacacaagctattcctagctataaaacaaatgttccagccatacAAAGGCTTTAAAAAACAGTGAATGGtgggggggttattattttgggatcctcactaacctagtgtagggacccagagatgaagtagacagaaagagcacattgctatgaatgttttggtggtggtcccatagtCCTAGGACCACCGCTGCCCgagttatgagcaaaatgttttgtaaaagtaatgccctgcaaagcattatggggataATTTCcttagtgcagtgaatattgtagtatctgctctccctctgcgccgggagagccgctttcactttgaggatttctgttttacgtaaagcatttaccaatttcaagtgttttaaggggagggacacaagaaattactctgattaggtaactgtgaacaatgtgaccagtgctccaataccgctgattgaGTTCATGCTGTATGTAGTGCCTGTTgctctgtgagcgccatggctgccatgcagcttgaaggggagagacaaaagaaaagaaatagttcgTCCACGCTGAAAtacatcggcaatcgtgcaataatccatgtaacagaggcagtctgcaagacgGGACAAAAAcggcctcaaggtgggacaaacgtaaagcatttacaaatgacattaagtaatttttgaaaggcaagcccaggaacgaataaaagtgatgggcgtgagatgagtgtggttaaaagcccacaatactttcaacaggtcaaagcgcttgcacactcgacctaaaaatgtaagCATCAGACCTAAGGATTAGTATATTATAAACATAGTTCTTCaacccctacatacacacactgaaaaaacacagCCAAAGCAATGTCATGGTTGTGAATTTCTGTTGGAAAAAACACAGACCACTGTCCAGTTATGGTTAACTCTAACTTGCCCCGAATGCACTGTCCATGGCTGATCATGGGCATGTCATTGATGACATGACAATATATGCAATCATTTGATGGGGTGCAGGCCTGGCCAGGGTTCATGCACTGTGCTgaccagttagaaatggggtttctagttggcagtgttttgcacccTTTCCAGGAAGGGACCattaccctagtcagggtaagagagccacacagctaagataacctctgctcacccccttgatacctTGGCACGTGCAGTCAAGCTtatctttgaggcaatgtgtaaagtatgtgtacgcatgcacagtaacacagtgaaaacaccacaaaagccaatattatctgagtaaaacaagaccaaaacaacagaaaaacaacttatacaagtaaagatacaaatgttCAAAGACTAACTATTaggatagcgcttagaaacacaatatctttaactggggctatcacaacgtcttgacggAATCGTTTCCAACAGCCTGATGCCACCTgtgagggagtgcgggccagtcacggagtcgcacagatcctgggtacagtaccttggaagacaatg is a window encoding:
- the CTXND1 gene encoding cortexin domain-containing 1 protein; translated protein: MEEPSPEPAFIDVDKGLTLACFAFLCLFLVMMIIRCAKVIMDPYSAIPTSTWEEQHLDD